One Gossypium arboreum isolate Shixiya-1 chromosome 13, ASM2569848v2, whole genome shotgun sequence genomic window, TGCAACTCTCTTTAAAGATTTAGTGAAAATATCAACAACTTGGTCTTCACTCCTACAATAAATCAAATCAATGATGTCATTATTTGTAAGATCCCTCAAATAATGGTACTTCATATCTATATGCTTGCTTCATCCATGTAACACCGGATTCTTTGAAAGTTTGATTCTTGAATTATTGTCATAGAAAATTGTTGTTGCTCCTTGCTGTAATAAGTGTAGTTCGTCAACCATTTTCCTCAACCAAACAGCTTGACAAGCAGAAGCTGTTGCAGACATAAATTCAACTTCAGTTGTAGATAAAGTAACAATTGGTTACTTTTTTGAAGACCATGAAATAGCCCCTAAGCCCAACATAAATGCATAACCTGAAGTGCTCTTTCTATAATCTTGATCACTAGTATAGTCACTGTCTGTAAAGCCAAACAAATATGATTTTTCACCCTTTTTTTAGAACAGACCATAAATAGCAGTACCTTTCAAATACCGAAGTATTCTTTTTGCAGCTAAAAGATGAATTTCCTTTGGGCACTCCATGAACCTACTAATAAGACTTACAACATGCATAATGTCTGGTCTTGTTGCAGTTAAATACATCAAGCTTCCCACCATTTGCTTGTAGACGGTGCTATCAACCTTCCTCATTTTAGGATCTCGAATAAGCTTTATGCCCACTTCAGTAGGTGTGCAAACGAAGCTGCAATTCTTTATTTGAAACCTATCTAAAATTTCTTGTACATAtttcttttgagaaataaaaattcCAGCAGCAGGTTGCACTACTTTAATGCCTAAAAAATAATAAAGCATGCTAAGATCAATCATATCAAATTCAATCATCATAAACTTCTTGAATTTGTTAAACATGGCAACATCACTCCTAGTAAAAATAAGATCATTGACATATAAAAAAACAATAATCATTTTACCTCCATCACTAACCTTGGTAAAAAGTGTATGCTCACATGAACACTTTAGAAAGCCTTCTTTTAGAAAGTAAGCTTCAATGCGACTATACCAAACCCTTGGGGCTTGCTTCAACCCGTACAAAGCCTTCTTTAACTTATACACCTTGTGCTCATTTCCATGCTTTACATATCCAAGAGGTTACTCAACAAGCACTTGTTCTTTCAAATCAACATGTAAAAACACTGATTTCACATCTAATTGGAAAATAGGCCATGAATTTTAAGCTGCAAAAGCAATCACCAACCTGATTGTATCATGACGAGCAACAGGGGTAAACACCTCTTTGtaatcaacaccaaattcttgcTTATAGCCTTTAGCTACTAAGCACGCCTTGAATTTGTCAACCTTTCCATTTTCCTTCAGTTTTGTCTTGTAAACCCACTTCACACCAATTGTTTTGTACCCCTTGGGAAGATCAATCAACTCCCAAGTGTTGTTGTGTTCAATGGCTATCATTTCTtcattcatttattttcttcatttGGACTCTTTTACGTCTTCTCCAAATGCTATTGGATCACAATCTAAAAATTGAGCAAAATGTGTAACTTCCTCTTCATTAATTCCCTCTACCACAAAATTCACCATCCATGCAAGTCTCCTCCTGTTACGTTGAAGAAGCACATTAGCTGGTTCAGTGACTTGTTGCTCACTTTGCACTTACACTATTGGCTGCTGCCTTCCATCTTCCTTATCACCATCAAAATCAGTTTGTATTTGTTGTTCAGCTTTGCCTGCGTCCCAAATACAAAAATGATCCTCAACGAACACCACATCACAGCTGATAACAATCTTCTTGGTGATAGGATTATACAATTTATACGCTTTTGATTGCTCACTAACACTAAGAAAAATGCATTTTTCTCCTTTATCATTAAGTTTTTGCCTATTTTGATCTGGAATATGGGCATAGGCAACACACCCAAAGATTCTGAAATAATCTACAGTCGATCTGTGATCACTCCAAGCTTCTTATAGTGTGATATTTTAAATAGCTACGATGAGGCTTCTGTTCAAGATATGGATGCTCCAATTGACTGTTTCAGGCCAGAAAGCTTTTAGAACTCCACTCATTGTCAAAAGACTTCGTACCATGTTTAAAATTGTATGATTCTTCCTTTCGCAGATGCCATTTTGTTGAAGTGTGTATGCTGTTGTTAGTtactttttaattcctttcttatTACAAAAAGAAACAAATTCTTCTGAATTGTATTCTCTACCACGATCATTATGCAGCACCTTGATTAGAGTCTCTGTTTCTTTTTCAACTAGAGCTTTGAAACTCTTAAAGGCTGTGAGAGCTTCAGATTTTTCATGCAAATAATAAACCCAAGTTTTTCTACTAAAATCACTAATGAACGATATAAAATATCGTTTACCTCCATTTGAAATAGGAGTGATCGGTCCACATAAGTCTGAATACACAAGTTCCAACGCCTTCTTCGCTCTCTATGATTTTCCTTTTTGAAATAGTTTTTGATGTTGTTTACTGATGACACATTCTTCACATACTTGAGAAGGAGTTTGGATGTGTGGGAGGCCTGTCACCATATTCTTTTACTGCAATGTCTTTAAACCTCTAAAATTTAAATGCCCATACTGAAAGTGTCAAAGCCAACTTTCATCTTCCAACCTTGCAGAAAAGCATGAGCTGGTAACGGTGTGGAGGTACAATGGAAACATTCTATTAGGTGTCATATCAACTTGAGCAATTAATCCCAATTTTTCATCTTGTATTATGCAAACTCCATCTTTAATGGAAATCTCATATCCATTTTTCTTGTAGTTGGCTAATTCTCAACAAATTTGTTTTCAAATCTAGAACAAAGAGGACATTAGTTATAGTATGAACAATATTGCTTTTCGTTTGAATTGTTACCTCTCATTTCCCTATTACATAGACTTTTGAATCATCACCAAACTTCTTATTGTCACAAATAGACTCATTTAACACCGAAAACGTAGACTTGTTACCACTCATATGATTGCTACAGCCTGTGTCCAGGTATCATAAATTCTTCTGCATTTCTTCTTTGACATGACAAGCCATCAGCAAAGACACTTCTTCATTTTCTGCTAAGTTAGTTCTGTCTCCATtttcattattcaaattaacTCGACATTTTAATTGATAATGGTTATACTTGTGAAACAGAAAACACCCAACATCAGATTTGTCTGCTGACTTTGTTCTGAAAGATGTAGAGTGTTGGCctcctcttcctcttcctctCCTTTGGGAATAAGACTCGTGCTGGTGGTGGTAACCACGATCATTGTTTACTCTTACCTCCACCACTTCCTCTACCTTTTCCTCTACCACGACCTCCTCTAATTATGAAATGATTATTTGGAGAAGCCTTCAATGGATGCTCCTCCTTTCTTGTTGGAAAATTTTCTGCTCATGTATCAACAAAGAACTTTGCAGCTCATCAATTGAAAGTTCTTCAATGATATGAGCTTCCTCAATGGAACAAACTACAAAATTGAATTTTGTAGTAATGGAGCGAATTATTTTCTCAATCACAGCAACATCATCTGTTTTGTCACCATGAATTCGCATTTTGTTAACAATGGCCATTGTACGTGAAAAATAACCGGTTACTGACTCACCCGATTTCATTCGTAGTGTTTCAAACTCTGAACGAAGTGCTTGAAGCTGCTGCCTCTTTGTTCTCGTAGAACTCTGATATTTTTTCTTTATGGAATCCCAAATATGCTTAGATATGTCTTTACAAAGGATGGTTTCCAAGATTGAACGGTCAATTGCTTGGAAAAGATAATTTTTTGCTTTTAAATCTTTCAAGCGCAGCCCTTTTATTTCATTCTTCTGAGCCTCTGTCAATGTTGTGTCATTTGTTGGTTCCTTAATTCCCTCAGAAACAACTTGCTAATACTCCTTGGACCTCAAAAAGTTCTCCATCAACATACTCCAATGATCGTAGTGTCCATCAGAGCGAGGAATGAATGGTTGAACAAAGTTGACGGTGGCCATCACTTTGCTTGCTATTGCTACTGAAAAAATCTAAGGCTTCAACCTGGCTTGGATACCAAGGTTGAAAAATAAAAGCTACTGTTAAGTTTTTATTCTATAAAGAAAAGTATTAGCGATACAGACAGATAATAATTGAACTGATTTCTACATCTTATTAGTCGCTAATCAATGCCTTTAAATAGGCAAAATTCCAACAACTAATAGCTAGGAAATAGGAATCCTACTACAACATAATACCAAAATTAGAGGAgcaataatagtaaaatattgataaattattaacaGATTATTTGCACAAGACATGATCTTTTTAACCAACTACTTGACTGAATCAAACTCCACAAATGCACGTacaactttaacaaataaacccCCAGCAGAGTCGATTGAAGCCGAAAACACCCACCTACCGCCCATTACCCCCAAACTCTCTTGACAGTAACATTTTTGACAACTTCTAGTTTGGTTTCTTGAAAGAAGACAAGTTTCGGTTTCCATTTCATTACAAATTTCCTAGCAGCTTTCCTTCCCCCCTCCCCCCGATACCCCTGATATTCCGCGAGATAAGGTTAAAAGACATATTGCAAAGAAAACACACCTGAGCTAAGAGAAATTTAGACTTATCTAGGGGCTTTCTCCCTGAAGCATGTTTCCTAGCCATTTTAAATTGGGTTTGCTCCTGACCCGATGGAACAGGGCTTGTTTCTTAGGTGGACCCGAGCGGATCAGAGGAAGATCCACCAGTGGCTTACCTTGGGCCGCGGTTTGCTCCAATCTCACCTCATGAGAAGACCCTTTAGCATGACCAGTGTTATTTAAGCCCACTCAAAGGATACTTAGCTGTGGGGTCCAAAGGTAAACCTCCAGCCTCATCCACCTTTGATTCTAACACGCTAAGGTTTGCCTCAACATCGAAGTGCTGCTCATTAATACTACTGTCTGCAAAACCGTTACCACTACATGCATCACTACCAGTAGGCACGTGTTCCAACAAGAAGGTTGGCTCAGCATCTCCATTGGGTTCCGAGCATTAATTATCAACCTCCAAAGGCCGCAACCTTGAGATTTCAGCCAGTCTGTTCGTATTCTGATGATCACCATCGCTCCTCTGACCGCCAATGCTTTCCCCGTCTACCCACTCCATTTCTGGATCAGATTTCTCAGCCGAAACAAACATCTTATAGCTTTTACCTTTAAATGTGACGCTGGATGGGATTCTATCTCTACTAGCtactttaataaaatataattaaatcttaACAAATATAAGAATCCACGCTCTACTTGAACAAAAAATacattcgaaaaaaaaaaaacacaaaacatATCAAATATGTATTTCTGTTTTCACAGTGGATGTGGGATTGTTTgcgctttttttttcttttacaaaaACTGTGACATCTTCTATGTTCACTGTGGCATATCAATAATATCTAGAGTCGATTTTGACAATAAATTTCATGATTAGCATAAATTTTAACGTACGAGATTCACACTTCATTTTTGAAAACATATGTGACAAAAATGCATGTTAAGTTCATCGACTGTGTCGTTTTAAAAGCTTAGAATGAAAGTGACAGAAAGTAATTTGAAGGAATAAACGAAACCCTTATTCATTGAATGAGTTTGctgtatttattttgctaacaggaaAGCCTAAAACTGAcaaattcagaaaacaacatcATCAATTAGGCCATGGTCCCAATTTTGGAACTTATGGCAAAGACATGTCCAATCTTTTGTTTGATATGCACATATTACGACACTTGTTTGAAATTGATTGACAAGGTGGTTCAAGTTTCTGGCTCATGTGACAGCTTCATTACATTAACTCTCAACACTGCAACATTAATTGTAAAATTAGGCTATGGGTTACATATGGTTTGGATTCATGACATTCACAGCTGTGTATAATAAACACGATCAATATGATACGCACTTTTATTAATACACGTACGTGTACATGGATTACCATTATATATCTTCAACTCTTAACTAATATGGCAATCATCATTGATTGATTCAATTATTTAAAAACGTAAAAGTGAATCTATATACTGAAATAAACTAGCATGAAAACTGAAAGAGGAAACTCTTTCAATTATCATTTATGAATGATCACCATGTGATAACATTATTCAAGGAAACCTGTTTTTGTTAAAACAGCGTTTCTCACTTTCTTCAAATCCCTCCCTTTTAGTTTTCTACCAACACCTTCAAAAACTGAGAATGACGAAATCTGATTCCTTGCAAGCCTCCTTGCAAGAATTTCATGTGGTGGAAGCATGGAATTGTATTTATCATCATCGTCATCATCGTCATCATCATCATGCCATGAACCATTCCTCATCTTTGTAGAAACCTTTGACCAATCAGGGATGTTTTCTGGGGCTGATTGCTGCTTAACATCATTAGCCTCATGACTGTAACTAGAACAACAACTGCCAATGTTACTGCTGTTATTAATTGCAGACAAAGTTCTTGGGATCATTCTTGCAGCACTTGGAACATGTCCTCTATCAGGAATGGAAGATTCACTGGAATGTCCAACCCTGTAAGTTGAATCCTTACTTTCCTTAAGAACTGCCCAAACATCTTCTTCCTCAAAATCCCCATCTCTCAAGGATGGAAAACTATATCTATCTTCCATTCCCAAATTTCTACAAAAACACCATCTGCTCCACTTTAACATCCAAAATTTCCCtactttgaataaaattttacacAAATAGATAAAAGGGTACTTCGACAAAACACCaaagcataaaaaaataaaacaaaagatttATCTACCTTTTCTTGGATTAAGAACCTTCCAAAAGGCAAAACTTTCCCACAGATTCTGAAGAGGTTATATCTGCATCATGACAAAGAAAAAATAAGTTAAAACATTCATttcttaacttttttttttcaacaaaATCATGCAAAAAAGGAAGCTGATTTCTTCATCAGAATCAAAGTAGCTTCTGAATTCAGTTTTTTTCTTAAAGAATCTTACCTATAGAAAATTTGATACAAAAGCTTCAGAGATGGCAGGTTTTGCAAAGGGACTGAAATAGGATACAAAGGAAAGCCAAAAGGCAGTGAAAACAAAGAACTAACGAAAAGGACACAACTTATATTATATTCTCCTTCACAAATGTACCTCCTTCTCTGTGCCTACTTCCTCAATACTCACTTTGacagaaaattaaagaaaattaatgGAAACAGAGTGTTGATCTGTTTTGGTGCAATTTGCTGACTTTCCTATACTCTTACATGGCCAGACTCTTGCAGGGtgaatcatatatatacatatattatatattcgtCTATCTTATCTTTGTATAAAATGTTTTCTTAGTCTGCATGGTggatattaaaatttgaattaaaatatcaaaactaTTTATTCTATATTTAAATATGTCTCGGTGTGTggaagaaaatatttttatataaataaaatatatttttaaatttattcaacaataattataggTAGAGTGATAAAAAGCTTCTATATAAACTTTACTAAACATGTCCTCCATTTTTGAATTTATgggttttagatttatttttatatttaaagattatataaaagtatgaaaaaaaaaatattatcatAATAATATTAGGTGTCATTAAAAAAAGGTATATTAGTCTTTTCCCAACTGCATTCATACTCGGTTAGTCTATGACATTAATTTAATCAGGATTTTATGATAAGTATAGATAAAAAAAGTTTTCAACATTAActtgtaaataaaaaaaatatatattctcAATACATATCTATATTTCTTATACCCAATCATCTCTTTTGATCAACCTTCACCAGATAAAGCGCCTGACTAAGAAGGGCTAGTCAGACTAATGCTCTCACATGCTCGTCATGTGGGTTACATCAAGGTTCCCCCAAGAGCTACTCTCATCACATTTAATAAAGTCTCTCATTGCTCTATCGTTGGATCTAAAAAAGTTAAGTCAGGCCATACTATATTATATCCAAATAGAGCACTCCACGAATTTAGCATAGTAGGACATTTGTCCAGAGGGACTCTACCAAGCCCCTCCTCTACATAGGCTCCCACTTTCCCCAAAGAAGGTTAATACTCTTTACCTATTCTGAAACTCGACCTAAATATTATTAGAATCCCCAACTCCCCTAACTAACAACTCATCACCCACATGTGAACTTCTCACAACATTCTCTACTAAATTGTGTATTAACAATCGACATCATTTATGGGAAGGGAACAAAAACTAATGTTTCTACCCAATGAGAACATTTACATATGCAAAACCAAGAGAATGAAATCAACTATTAACAATAATATGATCCATCTGTATCATTCAATGTAGCTTACCAACTTCTATCCAATGAGAACATTTAAATATGCAAAACCTAGAGAATGAAATCAACTATTAACAATAATATGATCCATCTGTATCATTCAATGTAGCTTACCAACACCAATCGACAAGGATACCAAACTAGACCACCATAACCCCAACATGGTTATTACAATAAGTACTCCTACAAAAACCTTtaccatgtgtaacaccccatactcgacAGGACCGCTAGGTTTCAGTTATAAGGTGTAACATTCGTTACCGGAGCAACTACAATCAAATTAAATACAGAAccacatcatcaaacatacaatcCATAAGAATCATAAGTAAACAAtacaaattaataataattattgggTATTATACAAGCTTTGGAAAGCTTAAAATTAACTCGAGATCAAAATAGGATTGAATcgtaaaaattttttttaaaaaaaaatttagggttCACGTTGTGATGTCGCCAAACAGTTTGTTACGTAATGACATCAGGCCACTTAACGTTGCGACACCACATACTATTTTGGCCTCATTGACACCACATACTCTCAATATGCAAATGTTCCATTTCAACAAAACTAATCCCAAATGCAATTCAATCTAACTTAAGCATTCACACCAATATCATTAGGATCATTAACATATATACCATTATACCATTTCAACTAAGATTATTAACCATTTGCAACTACTAATAAGGAAAGTCAATACATACATCAACAATTGAAATCAAAATAGTATATAATATAACCAAAGCAAATATATATCATTCTTAAAATATCAAACCAACATGACTTAACCTATTAGATACATGCCAACTACTAACAAACATTGCTGAGTTAGGGATCATTGATTGAATGTTGAAGTTGATACTCAAGAATTTCGAATAGAACCTAACCTGCACATGGAAAACAAACCGCACGCTGAGCAAATCACTCAGTAATAATTTCTCCAATTCAAATAAATATGAACAAATTCATGCAAATGCATATGTTCAATTTGTAGTCTAACTTATGCCAACACATAAAAAATACTTTCACTTTCATATATCTATGCTTATATTCATAATAGCACACCAAATCTTTATACATACATATTAACTTCTCATATAACATTCATTTGATTAGCATTTAGTTCATTTCTACATTTATTCATGTATAATGATACTTCTTCCTTCACTAATATCACAATTAAGTTTATAAGTCCCATCTCACTTTAAAATTGCAATTATTTCCAAGCCTGATAGCTCTTTCATACATAATTGGCCACAAGAGCTCGTTTTCaattcaaatcaaatagtgtCACAATATTGTCATCCACATGTATGTAATATCAACAAAGTTAAAAAAAGTCAACTTTTCCATTCATTGtgaggtgatttgacaaaaaaaattataaatttaagagCTAAAAAGGTGAAAAATTAATTGAAAGGCTAAAATGGTTTCTTTATAAAGTTGGAGGGCTACATAAGTTAttatgcttttttttttgttattgatATGATAGCTTAGTTGCTCCTTGGTGGGATCTTATTTCATGAATGT contains:
- the LOC108463295 gene encoding uncharacterized protein LOC108463295 isoform X1, giving the protein MLKWSRWCFCRNLGMEDRYSFPSLRDGDFEEEDVWAVLKESKDSTYRVGHSSESSIPDRGHVPSAARMIPRTLSAINNSSNIGSCCSSYSHEANDVKQQSAPENIPDWSKVSTKMRNGSWHDDDDDDDDDDKYNSMLPPHEILARRLARNQISSFSVFEGVGRKLKGRDLKKVRNAVLTKTGFLE
- the LOC108463295 gene encoding uncharacterized protein LOC108463295 isoform X2, which gives rise to MEDRYSFPSLRDGDFEEEDVWAVLKESKDSTYRVGHSSESSIPDRGHVPSAARMIPRTLSAINNSSNIGSCCSSYSHEANDVKQQSAPENIPDWSKVSTKMRNGSWHDDDDDDDDDDKYNSMLPPHEILARRLARNQISSFSVFEGVGRKLKGRDLKKVRNAVLTKTGFLE